A region from the Citrobacter telavivensis genome encodes:
- the znuB gene encoding zinc ABC transporter permease subunit ZnuB has protein sequence MIELLLPGWLAGIMLACAAGPLGSFVVWRRMSYFGDTLAHASLLGVAFGLLLDVNPFYAVIAVTLMLAAGLVWLEKRPHLAIDTLLGIMAHSALSLGLVVVSLMSNIRVDLMAYLFGDLLAVTPDDLISIAIGVVVVLAILFWQWRNLLSMTISPDLAFVDGVKLQRVKLLLMLVTALTIGVAMKFVGALIITSLLIIPAATARRFARTPEQMASVAVGIGMIAVTGGLTFSAFYDTPAGPSVVLCAAVLFIFSMMKKQAS, from the coding sequence ATGATTGAATTATTACTGCCTGGCTGGTTAGCCGGGATCATGCTGGCCTGTGCGGCAGGTCCGCTGGGTTCGTTCGTCGTCTGGCGTCGGATGTCCTATTTTGGCGATACGCTGGCGCATGCGTCGCTGCTTGGCGTCGCCTTCGGTTTGTTGCTGGATGTGAATCCTTTCTATGCGGTCATTGCCGTCACGCTGATGCTGGCGGCGGGTCTGGTGTGGCTGGAGAAACGCCCTCACCTCGCCATTGATACACTGCTTGGCATTATGGCGCACAGTGCACTGTCGCTGGGTCTGGTGGTGGTCAGCCTGATGTCAAATATTCGCGTGGATCTGATGGCCTACCTGTTTGGCGATCTGCTGGCCGTGACGCCGGACGATTTGATCTCTATCGCCATTGGCGTGGTTGTCGTGCTGGCAATCCTCTTCTGGCAATGGCGCAATCTGCTGTCGATGACCATCAGCCCCGATCTGGCGTTTGTCGATGGCGTGAAGTTGCAGCGCGTGAAGCTTCTGTTGATGCTGGTCACCGCCTTAACCATTGGCGTGGCGATGAAGTTCGTCGGGGCGCTGATCATTACCTCGTTGCTGATTATCCCTGCGGCCACGGCGCGTCGTTTTGCCCGTACGCCGGAGCAGATGGCGAGCGTTGCGGTAGGGATTGGGATGATAGCGGTTACAGGCGGGCTGACCTTCTCGGCCTTCTACGATACCCCTGCGGGTCCGTCAGTCGTGCTGTGCGCCGCAGTGCTGTTTATTTTCAGTATGATGAAGAAGCAGGCAAGCTGA
- the znuC gene encoding zinc ABC transporter ATP-binding protein ZnuC: MTTLVSLENVSVSFGQRRVLSDVSLELRPGKILTLLGPNGAGKSTLVRVVLGLVAPNEGVIKRNGKLRVGYVPQKLYLDTTLPLTVSRFLRLRPGTKKDDILPALKRVQAGHLIDAPMQKLSGGETQRVLLARALLNQPQLLVLDEPTQGVDVNGQVALYDLIDQLRRELDCAVLMVSHDLHLVMAKTDEVLCLNHHICCSGTPEIVSMHPEFISMFGPRGAEQLGIYRHHHNHRHDLQGRIVLRRGNGHS, from the coding sequence ATGACGACTTTGGTTTCACTGGAAAATGTCTCGGTCTCTTTCGGTCAGCGCCGCGTCCTTTCTGACGTGTCGCTCGAACTGAGACCCGGAAAAATTTTAACGCTGCTCGGCCCAAATGGTGCCGGGAAGTCAACGCTGGTTCGGGTCGTCCTCGGGCTGGTAGCCCCGAATGAAGGGGTGATCAAGCGTAACGGCAAGCTGCGAGTTGGCTACGTTCCGCAGAAATTGTATCTTGATACCACCCTGCCGCTCACCGTCAGTCGTTTCCTGCGCCTGCGCCCCGGAACGAAGAAAGATGACATCCTGCCAGCTCTGAAGCGCGTGCAGGCCGGGCATCTGATTGACGCGCCAATGCAAAAGCTCTCCGGAGGAGAAACGCAGCGCGTACTTTTAGCGCGTGCGCTCCTCAACCAGCCGCAACTTCTGGTGCTTGATGAACCCACTCAGGGCGTGGATGTCAACGGCCAGGTCGCGCTGTATGACCTTATCGATCAGCTACGTCGCGAACTGGATTGCGCCGTGCTGATGGTGTCTCATGACCTGCATCTGGTGATGGCAAAAACGGACGAAGTGCTGTGTCTGAACCATCATATTTGCTGTTCAGGCACCCCTGAAATCGTTTCCATGCACCCGGAATTTATCTCGATGTTCGGCCCTCGCGGCGCGGAACAGCTGGGGATTTATCGTCATCATCATAATCATCGCCACGATCTACAGGGTCGTATTGTGTTGCGCCGGGGAAATGGTCACTCATGA
- the znuA gene encoding zinc ABC transporter substrate-binding protein ZnuA — protein MLHKNTLLFAALSAALWGSATQAANAAVVASLKPLGFIASAIADGVTDTQVLLPDGASEHDYSLRPSDVKRLQGADLVVWIGPEMEAFMEKSVSNIPEAKQVTIAQLKDVKPLLMKGADDDDDDHDHDHGHAEKGDAHHHHGDYNMHLWLSPEIARASAVAIHEKLVELMPQSRAKLDANLKDFEAQLAATDKQVGNELAPLKGKGYFVFHDAYGYYEKHYGLTPLGHFTVNPEIQPGAQRLHEIRTQLVEQKATCVFAEPQFRPAVVEAVARGTSVRMGTLDPLGTNIKLGKTSYSAFLNQLANQYASCLKGD, from the coding sequence ATGTTACATAAAAATACGCTTCTTTTCGCTGCATTATCCGCCGCTCTTTGGGGCAGTGCAACACAGGCGGCAAATGCCGCTGTTGTCGCCTCTCTTAAGCCATTAGGGTTCATTGCTTCTGCCATTGCTGATGGCGTCACGGATACACAAGTCTTACTTCCGGATGGGGCATCCGAACATGACTATTCACTGCGTCCATCTGACGTAAAACGCTTACAGGGCGCGGACTTAGTTGTCTGGATTGGACCTGAGATGGAAGCGTTCATGGAAAAGTCCGTCAGTAATATTCCCGAAGCTAAACAGGTAACGATTGCGCAGCTCAAAGATGTGAAACCGTTGCTCATGAAAGGGGCAGATGATGATGATGATGACCATGACCACGATCATGGGCACGCCGAAAAAGGTGATGCGCATCACCATCATGGTGATTACAACATGCATCTTTGGCTCTCCCCAGAGATAGCGCGGGCCTCAGCGGTTGCAATCCATGAAAAATTAGTGGAACTTATGCCGCAAAGTCGAGCCAAACTTGACGCCAACCTGAAGGATTTTGAGGCACAATTAGCCGCAACCGATAAGCAGGTCGGTAACGAGCTCGCACCGCTCAAGGGTAAAGGCTATTTCGTTTTTCACGACGCCTATGGCTATTACGAAAAACACTACGGACTCACTCCGCTGGGTCATTTTACCGTCAACCCTGAGATACAGCCTGGTGCGCAGCGTTTACATGAAATAAGAACACAGTTGGTTGAGCAAAAAGCAACCTGCGTTTTTGCTGAGCCACAGTTCAGGCCAGCGGTCGTTGAAGCCGTTGCGAGAGGGACATCCGTTCGAATGGGAACGTTGGATCCCCTCGGGACAAATATCAAACTGGGTAAAACGAGCTATTCAGCGTTCTTGAACCAACTAGCGAACCAGTATGCGAGCTGCCTGAAAGGAGATTAA
- the mepM gene encoding murein DD-endopeptidase MepM, whose amino-acid sequence MQQIARSVALAFNNLPRPHRVMLGSLTVLTLAVAVWRPYVYHPESTPIVKTIELEKSEIRSLLPEASEPIDQAAQEDEAIPQDELDDKTSGEAGVHEYVVSTGDTLSSILNQYGIDMGDITQLAASDKELRNLKIGQQLSWTLTADGDLQRLTWEMSRRETRTYDRTAANGFKMSAETQQGDWVNSLMKGTVGNSFVASAKDAGLTSAEISAVIKAMQWQMDFRKLKKGDEFSVLMSREMLDGKREQSQLLGVRLRSEGKDYYAIRAEDGKFYDRNGTGLAKGFLRFPTAKQFRISSNFNPRRANPVTGRVAPHRGVDFAMPQGTPVLSVGDGEVVVAKRSGAAGYYVAVRHGRTYTTRYMHLRKLLVKPGQKVKRGDRIALSGNTGRSTGPHLHYEVWINQQAVNPLTAKLPRTEGLTGKDRTDYLAQVKEVLPQLRFD is encoded by the coding sequence GTGCAACAGATAGCCCGCTCTGTCGCCCTGGCATTTAATAATCTGCCAAGACCCCATCGCGTCATGTTGGGGTCGCTTACTGTTCTGACACTGGCCGTTGCCGTCTGGCGGCCTTATGTTTATCACCCGGAATCCACCCCCATTGTTAAAACGATCGAACTGGAGAAGAGCGAAATTCGTTCACTGCTCCCGGAGGCCAGCGAGCCTATCGATCAGGCTGCACAGGAAGATGAAGCCATTCCTCAGGATGAGCTGGACGACAAAACCTCAGGGGAAGCGGGCGTTCATGAATATGTTGTTTCGACGGGTGATACCCTCAGCAGCATTCTGAATCAGTACGGCATTGATATGGGGGATATCACCCAGCTTGCCGCCTCCGATAAAGAACTGCGTAATCTGAAGATTGGTCAACAGCTCTCCTGGACGCTGACCGCCGACGGCGATTTACAGCGTCTGACGTGGGAAATGTCGCGTCGTGAAACCCGTACCTATGACCGTACTGCGGCGAACGGCTTTAAGATGAGCGCTGAAACGCAGCAGGGTGACTGGGTAAACAGCCTGATGAAAGGTACCGTCGGCAACAGCTTCGTGGCCAGTGCGAAAGATGCCGGGCTGACCAGCGCGGAAATCAGTGCGGTGATCAAAGCGATGCAGTGGCAGATGGACTTCCGCAAACTGAAAAAAGGCGATGAGTTCTCTGTGCTGATGTCCCGTGAAATGCTGGACGGCAAGCGCGAGCAGAGCCAGTTGCTGGGCGTGCGGCTGCGTTCAGAAGGTAAAGATTACTACGCTATCCGTGCCGAAGACGGTAAGTTTTATGACCGCAACGGTACCGGGCTGGCGAAAGGTTTCCTGCGTTTCCCGACGGCGAAACAGTTCCGCATTTCGTCTAACTTCAACCCGCGTCGAGCTAACCCGGTTACCGGACGTGTCGCGCCGCACAGAGGTGTGGATTTTGCGATGCCGCAGGGGACGCCGGTGCTGTCCGTGGGTGACGGTGAAGTCGTCGTGGCGAAGCGCAGTGGGGCGGCTGGGTATTATGTGGCGGTGCGTCATGGTCGTACCTATACCACGCGCTACATGCACCTGCGTAAGCTGCTGGTGAAACCAGGACAAAAGGTCAAACGTGGCGATCGTATCGCGCTCTCCGGTAACACCGGGCGTTCTACCGGTCCACATCTGCACTATGAAGTGTGGATCAACCAGCAGGCGGTTAACCCGCTGACGGCGAAGCTGCCGCGTACCGAAGGTCTGACCGGTAAAGATCGTACCGATTACCTGGCGCAGGTGAAAGAGGTTCTGCCGCAGTTACGCTTCGATTAA
- the lpxM gene encoding lauroyl-Kdo(2)-lipid IV(A) myristoyltransferase (LpxM is lauroyl-Kdo(2)-lipid IV(A) myristoyltransferase, an enzyme characterized in Escherichia coli and involved in biosynthesis of the form of lipid A found in that species and some closely related species.): METKKNNIEYIPEFEKSFRHPRYWGAWLGVAAMAGIALTPASFRDPLLAKLGRFAGRLGKSSRRRALINLSLCFPERSEAEREAIVDAMFSTAPQAMVMMAELAIRGPEKIQSRVDWEGLEIIEEMRRNNEKVIFLVPHGWGVDIPAMLMASQGQKMAAMFHNQGNPVFDYVWNTVRRRFGGRLHARNDGIKPFIQSVRQGYWGYYLPDQDHGPEHSEFVDFFATYKATLPAIGRLMKVCRARVIPLFPLYNGDTHRLTIQVRPPMDDLLTADDNTIARRMNEEVEIFVGPHPEQYTWILKLLKTRKPGEIQPYKRKDLYPLK; the protein is encoded by the coding sequence ATGGAAACAAAAAAGAATAACATTGAGTACATCCCTGAGTTTGAGAAGTCTTTTCGCCATCCACGCTACTGGGGCGCTTGGCTGGGCGTCGCGGCGATGGCGGGTATTGCCTTAACGCCTGCGTCTTTTCGCGACCCGCTACTGGCGAAACTGGGCCGTTTTGCCGGACGTCTGGGTAAAAGCTCGCGTCGTCGGGCGCTGATCAACCTGTCCTTATGTTTTCCTGAGCGTAGCGAAGCCGAACGCGAGGCTATCGTCGATGCCATGTTTTCTACTGCGCCGCAGGCCATGGTGATGATGGCGGAACTGGCGATTCGCGGCCCGGAGAAAATACAGTCGCGCGTTGACTGGGAAGGCCTTGAAATCATCGAGGAAATGCGCCGCAACAATGAGAAGGTGATCTTCCTGGTGCCGCACGGTTGGGGCGTGGATATTCCGGCGATGCTGATGGCATCACAGGGACAGAAGATGGCGGCAATGTTCCATAATCAGGGAAATCCGGTGTTTGATTACGTCTGGAACACGGTTCGTCGCCGCTTTGGCGGTCGTTTGCATGCGCGTAATGACGGCATTAAACCGTTTATCCAGTCCGTACGACAGGGTTACTGGGGATATTATCTGCCGGATCAGGATCATGGTCCTGAGCACAGCGAATTTGTTGATTTCTTTGCCACCTATAAAGCGACGCTACCCGCCATTGGTCGACTGATGAAAGTGTGCCGTGCGCGCGTGATCCCGCTGTTCCCGCTGTATAACGGTGACACTCATCGGTTGACGATTCAGGTGCGCCCGCCGATGGACGATCTGTTAACCGCAGACGACAACACCATTGCCCGGCGAATGAACGAAGAGGTGGAAATTTTTGTTGGCCCTCATCCCGAGCAATATACCTGGATCCTGAAACTGCTGAAGACCCGAAAACCGGGTGAAATCCAGCCTTATAAGCGCAAAGATCTCTACCCTCTCAAATAA
- the pyk gene encoding pyruvate kinase, which translates to MSRRLRRTKIVTTLGPATDRDNNLEKIIAAGANVVRMNFSHGSPEDHKMRADKVREIAAKLGRHVAILGDLQGPKIRVSTFKEGKVFLNIGDKFLLDANLGKGEGDKEKVGIDYKGLPADVVPGDILLLDDGRVQLKVLEVQGMKVFTEVTVGGPLSNNKGINKLGGGLSAEALTEKDKADIVTAALIGVDYLAVSFPRCGEDLNYARRLARDAGCDAKIVAKVERAEAVCDQNAMDDIILASDVVMVARGDLGVEIGDPELVGIQKALIRRARQLNRAVITATQMMESMITNPMPTRAEVMDVANAVLDGTDAVMLSAETAAGQYPAETVAAMARVCLGAEKIPSINVSKHRLDIQFDNVEEAIAMSAMYAANHLKGVTAIITMTESGRTALMTSRISSGLPIFAMSRHERTLNLTSLYRGVTPVYFDSAADGVVAASEAVNLLRDKGYLVSGDLVIVTQGDVMSTIGSTNTTRILTVE; encoded by the coding sequence ATGTCCAGAAGGCTTCGCAGAACCAAAATCGTTACGACATTAGGCCCGGCTACTGACCGCGATAACAATCTTGAGAAGATTATCGCCGCTGGCGCTAACGTCGTACGAATGAATTTCTCTCACGGTTCGCCAGAAGATCATAAAATGCGCGCGGATAAAGTTCGTGAGATAGCTGCCAAACTGGGACGCCACGTGGCCATTCTGGGTGATCTCCAGGGGCCAAAAATTCGCGTCTCTACCTTTAAAGAAGGCAAAGTATTCCTCAACATCGGTGACAAATTTCTCCTGGATGCCAACCTGGGTAAAGGTGAAGGCGACAAAGAAAAAGTCGGTATTGACTACAAAGGTCTGCCGGCAGACGTGGTACCTGGCGATATTCTGCTGCTCGACGATGGACGCGTGCAGTTAAAAGTGCTGGAAGTTCAGGGCATGAAAGTGTTCACGGAAGTGACCGTGGGCGGCCCGCTTTCCAATAACAAAGGCATTAACAAACTGGGTGGCGGTCTTTCCGCAGAAGCCCTGACCGAAAAAGACAAAGCCGACATCGTTACCGCCGCCCTGATTGGCGTTGACTACCTGGCGGTCTCTTTCCCGCGCTGCGGTGAAGATCTGAACTACGCTCGCCGCCTGGCGCGCGATGCAGGCTGCGATGCCAAAATTGTGGCAAAAGTTGAGCGTGCTGAAGCGGTCTGCGATCAGAATGCGATGGATGACATCATTCTGGCCTCTGACGTGGTGATGGTCGCACGTGGCGATCTCGGCGTTGAGATTGGCGATCCGGAACTGGTCGGCATCCAGAAAGCCTTGATTCGTCGTGCACGTCAGTTGAACCGTGCCGTGATTACCGCGACCCAGATGATGGAGTCGATGATTACCAACCCAATGCCGACCCGTGCGGAAGTGATGGACGTCGCAAACGCCGTGCTGGATGGTACCGATGCGGTCATGCTGTCAGCCGAGACGGCCGCAGGCCAGTACCCGGCGGAGACCGTCGCGGCGATGGCTCGCGTCTGCCTGGGTGCAGAAAAAATCCCCAGCATCAACGTCTCTAAACACCGTCTGGATATTCAATTCGACAATGTTGAAGAAGCGATTGCAATGTCCGCCATGTATGCAGCGAACCACCTGAAAGGGGTTACCGCGATCATTACCATGACCGAATCCGGTCGTACTGCGCTGATGACCTCTCGCATCAGTTCTGGCCTGCCGATTTTCGCCATGTCCCGACATGAGCGTACGCTGAACCTGACCTCGCTTTACCGTGGCGTTACGCCGGTCTATTTCGACAGCGCGGCGGATGGCGTTGTCGCGGCAAGCGAAGCGGTGAATCTGCTGCGTGACAAAGGCTACCTGGTATCAGGCGATCTGGTTATCGTGACTCAGGGTGACGTGATGAGCACCATCGGTTCGACCAATACTACGCGTATTCTGACCGTCGAGTAA
- the hexR gene encoding transcriptional regulator HexR yields MNMLEKIQSQLEHLSKSERKVADVIIASPERAIHCSIATLAQEADVSEPTVNRFCRSMETRGFPDFKLHLAQSLANGTPYVNRNVDEDDSVESYTGKIFESAMASLDHVRQSLDKSAINRAVDLLTQAKKIAFFGLGSSAAVAHDAMNKFFRFNVPVIYSDDVVLQRMSCMNCSDDDVVVLISHTGRTKSLVELAQIARENDAMVIALTSADTPLAREATLAITLDVPEDTDIYMPMVSRLAQLTVIDVLATGFTLRRGAKFRDNLKRVKEALKESRFDKELLIKSNDR; encoded by the coding sequence ATGAATATGCTGGAAAAGATCCAGTCTCAGCTGGAACATTTGAGCAAATCTGAACGCAAAGTCGCCGATGTCATCATTGCCTCGCCTGAACGGGCCATCCATTGCAGTATTGCCACGCTTGCACAAGAAGCCGACGTCAGCGAACCGACGGTGAATCGCTTTTGTCGCAGCATGGAAACCCGTGGCTTCCCTGATTTTAAACTGCATCTGGCACAAAGTCTGGCAAATGGTACCCCTTATGTTAATCGTAATGTGGATGAAGATGACAGCGTCGAGTCCTATACGGGCAAAATTTTCGAATCGGCGATGGCCAGTCTTGACCACGTTCGCCAGTCGCTGGACAAATCGGCGATCAACCGCGCGGTGGATCTGCTGACGCAGGCAAAGAAAATCGCGTTCTTTGGGCTGGGGTCTTCTGCCGCCGTCGCGCATGATGCCATGAACAAGTTTTTCCGTTTCAACGTCCCGGTTATCTACTCCGACGACGTCGTTTTGCAACGGATGAGCTGTATGAATTGTAGCGACGATGACGTGGTGGTGCTGATTTCACACACTGGTCGCACCAAGAGTCTGGTCGAACTGGCACAGATTGCGCGTGAAAACGATGCCATGGTGATTGCGTTAACCTCCGCCGATACGCCGCTGGCACGTGAAGCAACGCTGGCAATTACCCTCGATGTGCCGGAAGATACTGACATTTATATGCCCATGGTCTCTCGACTTGCGCAGTTGACCGTGATAGATGTGCTGGCTACGGGATTTACTTTGCGTCGTGGGGCAAAATTCAGAGATAACTTGAAGCGTGTCAAAGAAGCGCTCAAGGAATCGCGTTTTGATAAAGAACTGCTCATCAAGAGTAATGACCGCTAA
- the zwf gene encoding glucose-6-phosphate dehydrogenase, with amino-acid sequence MAVTQTAQACDLVIFGAKGDLARRKLLPSLYQLEKAGQLNPDTRIIGVGRADWDKDAYTKVVREALETFMKEKIDEGLWDTLSARLDFCNLDVNDTAAFTRLGEMLDQKNRTTINYFAMPPSTFGAICKGLGEAKLNAKPARVVMEKPLGTSLATSREINDQVGEYFEECQVYRIDHYLGKETVLNLLALRFANSLFVNNWDNRTIDHVEITVAEEVGIEGRWGYFDQAGQMRDMIQNHLLQILCMIAMSPPSDLTADAIRDEKVKVLKSLRRIDRSNVREKTVRGQYTTGFAQGKKVPGYLEEEGANKSSNTETFVAIRVDIDNWRWAGVPFYLRTGKRLPTKCSEVVVYFKTPELNLFKESWQDLPQNKLTIRLQPDEGVDIQVLNKVPGLDHKHNLQITKLDLSYSETFNQTHLADAYERLLLETMRGIQALFVRRDEVEEAWKWVDSITEAWAMDNDAPKPYQAGTWGPVASVAMITRDGRSWNEFE; translated from the coding sequence ATGGCGGTAACGCAAACAGCCCAGGCATGTGACCTGGTCATTTTCGGCGCGAAAGGCGACCTTGCGCGTCGTAAATTGCTGCCTTCCCTGTATCAACTGGAAAAAGCCGGTCAGCTCAACCCGGATACCCGCATTATTGGGGTAGGCCGTGCCGACTGGGACAAAGATGCCTACACGAAGGTCGTGCGCGAAGCGCTCGAAACCTTCATGAAAGAGAAGATCGATGAAGGATTGTGGGACACCCTGAGCGCTCGCCTGGATTTCTGCAATCTGGACGTGAACGACACTGCGGCATTTACCCGTCTGGGAGAGATGCTTGATCAGAAAAATCGCACTACGATCAACTACTTCGCGATGCCACCAAGCACTTTTGGCGCAATCTGTAAGGGGCTCGGCGAAGCGAAACTGAATGCCAAACCGGCGCGCGTAGTGATGGAAAAACCGCTCGGAACTTCACTGGCGACCTCTCGCGAGATCAACGATCAGGTCGGTGAGTATTTTGAAGAGTGCCAGGTTTACCGTATTGACCACTATCTGGGGAAAGAGACAGTTCTGAACCTGCTGGCGCTGCGTTTTGCCAACTCCCTGTTTGTCAATAACTGGGATAACCGCACGATCGATCATGTGGAAATCACCGTGGCAGAAGAGGTGGGCATTGAAGGACGCTGGGGCTATTTCGACCAGGCCGGCCAGATGCGCGACATGATCCAGAACCACCTGCTGCAAATTCTGTGCATGATTGCGATGTCGCCGCCGTCGGATCTGACCGCTGACGCCATTCGTGATGAAAAAGTGAAGGTACTGAAGTCGCTACGTCGCATTGATCGTTCCAATGTACGCGAAAAGACCGTACGCGGTCAGTACACCACCGGCTTTGCGCAGGGCAAAAAAGTGCCGGGTTATCTGGAAGAAGAGGGCGCGAACAAGAGCAGTAACACCGAAACGTTTGTGGCTATCCGCGTGGACATTGATAACTGGCGCTGGGCGGGCGTACCGTTCTACCTGCGTACCGGTAAGCGTCTGCCGACGAAATGCTCTGAGGTTGTGGTTTATTTCAAAACCCCTGAGCTAAACCTGTTCAAAGAGTCCTGGCAGGATCTGCCGCAGAACAAACTGACCATTCGTCTGCAGCCGGATGAAGGCGTGGATATTCAGGTTCTGAACAAAGTCCCGGGTCTTGACCACAAGCATAACCTGCAAATTACCAAGCTGGATCTGAGCTACTCCGAAACCTTCAATCAGACGCACCTGGCGGATGCTTACGAGCGCCTGCTGCTGGAAACCATGCGCGGTATTCAGGCGCTGTTTGTGCGCCGTGATGAAGTGGAAGAGGCGTGGAAGTGGGTCGACTCCATCACCGAAGCGTGGGCGATGGATAACGATGCGCCGAAACCGTATCAGGCAGGGACATGGGGACCGGTCGCCTCCGTGGCGATGATTACCCGTGATGGTCGTTCCTGGAATGAATTTGAGTAA
- the edd gene encoding phosphogluconate dehydratase: MNPNLLRVTQRIVERSRETRSAYLSRIEQAKSSTVHRSQLACGNLAHGFAACQPDDKASLKSMLRNNIAIITSYNDMLSAHQPYEHYPDIIRKALHDANAVGQVAGGVPAMCDGVTQGQDGMELSLLSREVIAMSAAVGLSHNMFDGALFLGVCDKIVPGLAMAALSFGHLPSIFVPSGPMASGLANKEKVRIRQLYAEGKVDRMALLESEAASYHAPGTCTFYGTANTNQMVVEFMGMQLPGSSFVHPDAPLREALTAAAARQVTRLTGNGNEWMPIGKMIDEKVVVNGIVALLATGGSTNHTMHLVAMARAAGIQINWDDFSDLSDVVPLMARLYPNGPADINHFQAAGGVPVLMRELLNAGLLHEDVNTVAGFGLKRYTLEPWLNNGELDWREGAAKSLDSNVIASFDQPFSHHGGTKVLSGNLGRAVMKTSAVPVENQVIEAPAIVFESQHDVLPAFEAGLLDRDCVVVVRHQGPKANGMPELHKLMPPLGVLLDRRFKIALVTDGRLSGASGKVPSAIHVTPEAYDGGLLAKVRDGDIIRVNGQTGELTLLVDEAELAARQAHIPDLSASRIGTGREMFSALREKLSGAEQGATCIHF; the protein is encoded by the coding sequence ATGAATCCTAATTTGTTACGCGTAACACAACGTATTGTTGAACGTTCCCGTGAGACCCGTTCTGCCTACCTCTCTCGTATAGAACAGGCTAAATCCTCAACCGTTCACCGTTCACAACTGGCATGCGGGAATCTGGCGCACGGATTCGCGGCCTGCCAGCCAGACGATAAAGCCTCTCTCAAAAGCATGTTGCGTAACAATATTGCGATCATCACCTCCTACAATGACATGCTCTCCGCACATCAACCCTACGAACATTACCCGGACATCATTCGCAAAGCGCTGCATGACGCGAACGCGGTCGGGCAGGTAGCGGGCGGCGTTCCGGCAATGTGCGACGGCGTGACGCAGGGTCAGGATGGTATGGAGCTTTCGCTGCTGAGCCGCGAAGTGATCGCGATGTCCGCCGCGGTCGGGCTGTCCCACAACATGTTCGACGGCGCGCTGTTCCTCGGTGTTTGTGACAAAATTGTCCCGGGTCTGGCGATGGCGGCGCTGTCATTCGGTCATCTGCCGTCCATCTTCGTGCCATCAGGTCCGATGGCGAGCGGCCTGGCCAATAAAGAAAAAGTCCGTATTCGTCAACTCTATGCCGAAGGTAAAGTTGACCGTATGGCGCTGCTGGAATCTGAAGCGGCCTCCTACCATGCGCCGGGTACGTGTACATTTTACGGTACCGCGAACACCAACCAGATGGTGGTGGAGTTCATGGGGATGCAACTGCCGGGATCTTCTTTTGTCCACCCGGATGCTCCGCTGCGTGAAGCGCTGACGGCGGCGGCGGCGCGCCAGGTGACGCGTCTGACCGGTAACGGCAACGAATGGATGCCAATCGGCAAAATGATTGATGAGAAAGTGGTAGTGAACGGGATTGTCGCGCTGCTGGCGACCGGCGGTTCAACAAACCACACCATGCACCTGGTGGCGATGGCTCGTGCTGCAGGTATCCAGATTAACTGGGATGACTTCTCCGATCTTTCCGACGTCGTGCCGCTGATGGCGCGTCTCTATCCTAACGGTCCGGCGGATATTAACCACTTCCAGGCTGCGGGCGGCGTTCCGGTCCTGATGCGCGAACTGCTGAACGCGGGTCTGCTGCATGAAGACGTCAACACGGTAGCCGGCTTTGGTCTGAAGCGCTACACCCTGGAGCCGTGGCTGAACAATGGCGAACTTGACTGGCGTGAAGGCGCGGCCAAATCGCTGGACAGCAATGTGATTGCCTCTTTCGACCAGCCGTTCTCCCATCATGGTGGCACCAAAGTGCTGAGTGGTAACCTCGGTCGTGCGGTCATGAAAACGTCCGCTGTACCGGTTGAGAATCAGGTGATTGAAGCGCCGGCCATTGTTTTTGAAAGTCAGCATGATGTTTTACCGGCTTTTGAAGCGGGTCTGCTGGACCGTGACTGCGTGGTTGTTGTGCGTCATCAGGGACCAAAAGCGAACGGAATGCCAGAATTACATAAACTCATGCCGCCACTTGGTGTATTATTGGACCGTCGTTTCAAAATTGCGTTGGTTACCGATGGTCGACTTTCCGGTGCTTCCGGTAAAGTGCCTTCAGCCATCCATGTCACCCCGGAGGCTTATGATGGCGGTTTGCTGGCAAAAGTACGCGATGGCGACATTATTCGGGTGAACGGACAGACAGGTGAATTGACGCTGCTGGTTGATGAGGCGGAGCTTGCCGCTCGTCAGGCTCACATCCCGGATCTGAGCGCATCGCGCATTGGAACGGGGCGTGAAATGTTCAGCGCGCTGCGTGAGAAGTTGTCCGGCGCGGAACAGGGCGCAACCTGTATTCATTTTTAA